The following proteins are encoded in a genomic region of Cryptococcus gattii WM276 chromosome I, complete sequence:
- a CDS encoding oxidoreductase, putative (Similar to TIGR gene model, INSD accession AAW42783.1) has protein sequence MTAVDSNQGTGKLSGRVGIVGTGHRGRLYTAAVASRASTTLVALCDTNDARMDWHNKILREAGRPEAKKYAAEDFHKMLEQEKLDVLVVTTIDYTHDMYIIPALRAGIKVLSEKPMTTNVEKCKAILNAVNESKGSLTVLFNYRYNPIHWKVAEVIAKGEIGEVKSIHFEWLLDTVHGADYFRRWHRYKDRSGGLMVHKSSHHFDLVNFWIQSVPQSVFGMGSLAFYGKENGQKSGWARNYERARDAKEAENDPFAIHLGDEEGLKGLYFDAEHIDGYHRDMNVFADDITIEDDMSVLVHYESGVNMTYHLTAYSPWEGYRVMFNGTHGRLELEVVENAFRLPIPKGSKSASEHIHGDNALPNEGRSKITLHKLWQQPVNVPYQEAKGGHGGGDEAMLDEIFGPKKGEEERKCPVNGLSADQRDGALAMAVGLAANESFKSGKLVSIKELLGGIM, from the exons ATGACTGCAGTCGACAGTAATCAAGGAACAGGCAAGCTTTCTGGAAGGGTCGGCATTGTTGGTACGGGCCATCGAGGCAGG CTCTATACGGCAGCAGTGGCCAGTCGTGCAAGCACCACTCTGGTAGCGCTTTGTGATACCAACGATGCACGAATGGATTGGCATAACAAGATTCTCCGAGAAGCCGGCAGGCCTGAAGCCAAGAAATATGCTGCT GAGGACTTCCATAAGATGCTCGAGCAAGAAAAACTTGATGTGCTTGTGGTGACAACGATCGATTACACGCATGACATGTACATCATCCCAGCACTGAGAGCTGGTATCAAAGTCCTCAGTGAAAAGCCCATGACAAC AAACGTGGAAAAATGTAAAGCCATTCTCAACGCTGTCAATGAGTCAAAAGGGTCTCTCACTGTCTTATTCAATTACCGATATAATCCCATTCATTGGAAAGTGGCAGAAGTTATCGCTAAAGGAGAGATTGGAGAAGTTAAATCAATTCACTTTGAGTGGTTACTT GACACCGTCCATGGTGCAGACTACTTCCGTCGGTGGCACAGATATAAGGACCGTTCTGGAGGCCTTATGGTCCACAAATCATCCCACCACTTCGATCTCGTCAACTTTTGGATCCAGTCCGTCCCCCAGTCAGTGTTTGGTATGGGCTCTCTTGCATTTTATGGAAAGGAGAATGGTCAGAAGTCGGGGTGGGCAAGGAACTATGAGCGGGCAAGGGATGCGAAGGAGGCAGAAAATGATCCGTTTGCGATCCATTTGGGGGATGAAGAGGGTTTGAAGGGACTTTATTTTGATGCGGAGCATATCG ACGGGTATCACAGAGATATGAACGTCTTTGCAGACGATATCACAATTGAAGATGATATGTCAGTTCTCGTTCACTACGAATCTGGAGTTAACATGACTTACCACCTCACTGCTTACTCT CCATGGGAAGGTTACAGAGTAATGTTTAACGGAACTCATGGTCGTCTCGAACTCGAAGTCGTTGAAAACGCCTTCCGTCTCCCTATCCCTAAAGGCTCCAAAAGCGCCTCAGAACACATACACGGCGATAACGCGCTACCCAACGAAGGCCGCTCCAAAATTACATTGCATAAACTCTGGCAGCAGCCAGTTAACGTACCTTATCAGGAGGCTAAAGGTGGACATGGTGGAGGGGATGAAGCTATGTTGGATGAGATTTTTGGTCCAAagaaaggggaagaggagaggaaaTGCCCTGTGAATGGATTGTCAGCTGATCAGAGGGATGGAGCTCTCGCGATGGCTGTTGGGTTAGCGGCCAATGAAAGTTTTAAGAGTGGGAAGCTAGTATCCATCAAGGAGTTGCTTGGTGGTATTATGTGA
- a CDS encoding PH domain-containing protein, putative (Similar to TIGR gene model, INSD accession AAW42781.1; pleckstrin homology domain-containing protein) — MSGPQQQPIPAPPPSQSEIERKLSFRSTLPPRPIDSPKKPRKLSHTLPHSALSGNDSDSSIASSVPAQGIVSPNISAHPISPLLTPATTSVGGLSAIAENKFGGDEEIVSMMELEDVEEEGEETVEGAESASEDEEAQDELQRGMEGQRVVMSGYLYKKQEKRRAWKKRWFVLRNEKLAYYKDDKEYSLKRVINLREIHTVAPVVIKKHPNTFGIVVPKRTFFVKAPSHAEMDEWVHAINEMRRRISEKEEETKKDHHPKSMSIPRNPPTLHSIDTVSPTNTTYMGPMVSSPQPAVFSPSSPIDNNLTSRFAKISLSSRSPSNQSIHTLQGSHGPSGISNVASRGVSGSSKREHSTGSISSADHFRSVRPPVSSEDEDELETPVAPADPKKVILSAYLMKQSKRRKDVWRKRWFVLTSSALAYSRSHMETKAQQVIPLSSILDALEVLDPASDGNESDRLSAHGHTHPVHSHSHHTFTHAQSPTSSSRQIMRGRLGPVSTSTDIRPSKDDEHIFRLITAKRTFHLCAPTEEDEIKWLAAFRALLEQQRGERSASFNVGGSSAQSSQQAQAQAQPQPQPQPQAQAGQGRRLSVPIITQQPPTPGQSSFSLDSSVQDPLTTNTVLESPGPSSGVTPLSASPSASQTTPTATTTHSELRSQQSQPQDVPSAQSQVQVGGMPSSHTGQRPRSATYTAKSAVADVVRRFHAEKERET, encoded by the exons ATGTCTGGTC CCCAGCAACAGCCCATCCCTGCGCCCCCACCTTCTCAGTCAGAGATTGAAAGGAAGCTCTCCTTTCGCTCTACCTTACCCCCACGTCCTATTGACTCTCCTAAGAAACCAAGG AAACTCTCACACACTCTTCCCCACTCTGCTTTGTCAGGCAACGATTCTGACTCTTCGATCGCATCTTCCGTCCCAGCCCAGGGTATTGTTTCTCCTAATATCTCTGCCCATCCTATTTCCCCGCTTCTCACCCCAGCTACAACATCTGTTGGTGGATTGTCTGCTATTGCTGAGAATAAGTTTGGCGGCGATGAGGAAATTGTCTCGATGATGGAACTGGAGGAtgtggaagaggaaggcgAAGAGACGGTTGAAGGTGCGGAGAGCGCAagtgaagatgaagaagctCAGGATGAGCTACAGAGGGGTATGGAGGGCCAGAGAGTTGTCATGAGCGGGTACTTATACAAGAAGCAAGAAAAGAGAAGG GCTTGGAAAAAGCGATGGTTTGTCTTGCGTAATGAGAAGCTGGCATACTATAAGGACGACAAGGAGTATTCTCTCAAGCGAGTAATTAACCTTCGAGAGATCCACACTGTCGCGCCTGTCGTCATCAAGAAACACCCAAACACTTTCGGTATTGTTGTACCCAAGCGTACATTCTTTGTGAAAGCACCTTCTCATGCAGAGATGGACGAGTGGGTTCATGCGATTAACGAGATGCGGCGAAGAATTTcggagaaggaggaagagacaAAGAAGGATCACCACCCAAAGTCCATGTCCATCCCTCGAAACCCGCCGACTCTCCACTCCATCGACACTGTCTCGCCTACCAACACAACTTACATGGGCCCTATGgtctcttctcctcaacCCGCCgtcttctctccttccagCCCTATCGACAACAATTTGACTTCACGATTCGCCAAGAtttccctctcttctcGATCACCAAGCAATCAGTCAATTCACACTTTGCAAGGATCCCACGGTCCCTCGGGTATCAGCAATGTTGCCTCTCGAGGAGTCAGTGGGTCATCCAAGCGAGAGCACTCAACTGGAAGTATATCCTCTGCCGATCATTTTCGTAGTGTACGTCCACCAGTGAGCtctgaagatgaagatgaacTCGAAACACCGGTCGCACCTGCAGACCCGAAGAAGGTAATTTTATCGGCGTACTTGATGAAACAgagcaaaagaagaaaggatgtgtggagaaagagatggttCGTGTTGACTTCGTCTGCGCTGGCGTATTCGAGGAGTCATATG GAAACTAAGGCTCAACAAGTCATCCCCCTTTCATCCATCCTCGACGCTCTTGAAGTCTTGGACCCTGCATCTGACGGAAACGAATCTGATCGTCTCTCCGCACACGGTCACACTCATCCCGTTCACTCGCATTCGCATCATACTTTTACGCACGCTCAATCTCCTACCTCATCCTCACGCCAAATCATGCGTGGCCGTTTAGGCCCTGTTTCTACTTCCACCGATATACGGCCTTCGAAAGACGATGAGCACATCTTCAGGTTGATCACTGCTAAGCGAACTTTTCACCTCTGTGCGCCTAcggaggaagatgaaatCAAATGGCTGGCAGCGTTCAGGGCTTTGCTTGAGCAAcaaagaggagagaggagTGCGTCGTTCAATGTAGGAGGCTCCTCTGCTCAATCAAGCCAGCAagctcaagctcaagcCCAACCACAACCACAACCTCAACCTCAAGCCCAAGCAGGAcagggaagaagattgagCGTCCCAATTATCACTCAACAACCCCCCACGCCCGGACAGTCTAGTTTTTCTCTTGACTCAAGCGTACAAGATCCGTTGACGACTAATACTGTTCTTGAATCGCCTGGTCCTTCCTCGGGAGTGACCCCGCTATCTGCTTCGCCCTCAGCCTCGCAAACGACGCCAACAGCGACAACAACGCACTCGGAATTGCGATCTCAGCAGTCTCAACCCCAAGATGTCCCATCAGCTCAATCTCAAGTGCAGGTAGGAGGCATGCCTTCCTCCCACACGGGGCAGAGACCACGGAGTGCGACTTATACGGCGAAGAGTGCGGTAGCGGATGTTGTGAGACGGTTCCACGCTGAGAAGGAGCGAGAGACATGA